GCGCCAGGATCTGCCCGGCCTGCTGCCGCCGGAGGACCGCCCCGAATTTCTGGATCCGGATTGGGACCATCGCGATGATCCCGTGCCGTGGTGGGTAACCCTGGTGCACATCGCCTTCATGGGCTGGACCATCGTCAACGCCCACTATCCCCCCTTCTTCATTCCGGGGATGCTCTTTTACCTGGGGTTCGCCCAGGTCACCGCGCCCTACCAGAACCGGCTGAACCTGAAGCCTGCCCTGCTGGTCGGCTTTTTTCTCGGTGGGCTGGTAATTCACGGCGGCCTCCAGGGTTGGTGGATCGAGCCGGTGCTGGGGAACCTCACCGAAATCCCCCTGATGCTGGGCGCCACCATTCTCACGGCATTCAATGACAACGCGGCCATCACTTTTTTGAGCACCCTGGTGCCCAACTTCTCGGATGCCATGAAATACGCCGTGGTTGCCGGGGCCGTGGCCGGCGGCGGGCTGACCATCATCGCCAACGCCCCCAACCCCGCCGGACTGAGCATCCTGAAGTCCTACTTCGACGAGGAGGTTTCACCGGGGGGCATCTTCCTGGCCGCCGCATTTCCCACAATCGTCCTCTGGCTGACGTTTCTCGTTCTTTAACGGAAGATCATACTGATGAGGAGTTCGAGCGCCGATGATTCATTTGGACAGGGCCAAACAGCAGAAAATCCACAATCGCAGGATCAATACCGCCATTTATGAAGGCCAATCGGATACGATCATCGTCGAGGGGACACTCAAGGACGATCGGTTTTGCGATTCACACATGTTTACAGGAGAAATCCGCCCCCCTTTTACCGTACATCACATGATTGTCCGCATGGAGCTTCGCCTGCCCGAACTCACCATTTTAGACATCGAAGTGGAAATGCCCTCGGTGCCCCATGAGTCCTGCCGTGAAATCCGCGAATGCCTGGAGCCGCTCAAGGGGTTGTGCATCGCCGCCGGATTTATCGCCAAAGTCAGAAAACGGGTTGATCGAAAAAAGGCCTGCACACACTTGTTAACCCTGGTGACCGCCATGGCACCCGCAGCCTTTCAGGGCGCCTGGAGCGCCACGATCAGACAGCCCGTCGATCCGGAAATCTATGCCGGAATGCTGAACAAGCTGAAAGACACCTGCTGGGTATGGCGGGAAGACGGCCCGTTGGTGGGAAGGTTAAAAAGCCAGCAATAATCGACTCGATTCCCCCCTGTTTCCAAGTTGTTCCCTGATGTTGGCAACGATGTTACCGTTGACAACTGGTACGTTTCCGAGTGACAGATGGAGGGCAGGCGAGCGAGCCCGCAGGGTAAAGCTCGGGGAGCCTGGGCTGCTCTGTAACTCGGGCCGCCGTTGAAAATTTTGTTCCCTACCATTGTCCATTTTTAAAAGTAAAGAAGTGAAGCTCCCTTGTGTAAAGAGCCATCCGGAGTGATCCGGTGGTAAGGTGGTTTATCAGTCTGTCGCCAGACAGCTGAAACACATACACGAAAGGAGCCTCACCATGAAAAAGACAAGCATCTATTCGGATCGAAGTCAAGAACTGCTGGCGCTATTCGAAAATGCAGGCAATGCATCAAAGCTGATGTGTGTGCCCATCGATTACGCCAAAAAGGATCATCTGGTTATGTTCTGTAATGGAAACGGCGAGGTCCTCCGCAAACCTTTTTCGGTTAAGAATTCCCCTGACGGCGTGAAGTACCTTCTCGAC
This window of the uncultured Desulfosarcina sp. genome carries:
- a CDS encoding DUF2889 domain-containing protein, with the translated sequence MIHLDRAKQQKIHNRRINTAIYEGQSDTIIVEGTLKDDRFCDSHMFTGEIRPPFTVHHMIVRMELRLPELTILDIEVEMPSVPHESCREIRECLEPLKGLCIAAGFIAKVRKRVDRKKACTHLLTLVTAMAPAAFQGAWSATIRQPVDPEIYAGMLNKLKDTCWVWREDGPLVGRLKSQQ